The region TATTGTCGGGAGGGAGTTTTTTATGAGTAACGCACGGCTTGCACACTATGAGTCACAGCGTTATAGGCTTTTCACCAGCAAAGCCGAGGTGGATAAGGCGCTACATACTCTCGAAGGCATATTAAAAGGCATAGGTATCGACGAAAAAATAAACATCACTGAAGTCGAAGAGTTAGTGCACTGGTACTACGAGTATATGAATATGGCCAATTTGCACCCTTTTTCAGAGATAATTCCTTTGGTTTACCAGTCTCTTCAAGATAACGTCTTAGAACAGGAAGAAGTTAATGATATTCTCTGGCTTTGCAACAATTTTAAAACCGATAGTTTATACTATGATGTTGTTACATCTGATTTGCAAAGACTCCAGGGCATGCTTCACGGGATACTATCCGATAACGAAATAACGGAAGAAGAAATGCTCGGCCTACAAAAATGGCTTAACGATAACGAGCATTTGGCGTCGTCTTTTCCTTACGACGAAGTATACAGCTTGTCAGTAACCGCAATGGCGGATGGCGAACTTTCCGAAGATGAAAGGCGGTTCCTAAAAGGCTATTTTGCAGAATTCACCAATATCGACCATTCTAAGACTATTAACCGAGCAGAAATTGAAAGCCTAAAAAAGAGTATGTGTCTACAAGGGATATGCTCTATGACTCCTGATCTTTCAATAAAGGACAAGCATTATTGCTTTACCGGAATATCATCAAAAATTACTCGGAATGGTTTTGCAAATATTATCACTGCTCTGGGCGGTATTTATAAAAATTCGATTTCAGCCGGAACGGATTATCTCGTAATTGGGAATGATGGCAACCCTTGCTGGGCCTTTTCTTGTTACGGACGAAAAGTCGAATGCGCTGTTAATCTTAGGAAAAATGGCCACAAAATACTGCTGGTACACGAAAACGATTTCTGGGATTTCTATGACGATCACATTTCGGTTAATTCCGAAAAAGCATAAGGCTATTGGAGGTGTTTTCAATGGAGTTAAGCCCTGAAGAGAAACAAAAAATTTATCTGGAGGAAAAGGCGCGGCTGGACGCCCAGGAGCAAGCCAAGAAAGAAAAAAATGCGGCCACCAATAAAAAGGGATGCTTCGGGTGCCTCGGGGTTATAGTTATTATTTTGATCGTCGGATCTCTCGCCGGATCATGCGGAGACACGAAGAAAACGACCACAAAACCGATT is a window of Selenomonadales bacterium 4137-cl DNA encoding:
- a CDS encoding BRCT domain-containing protein translates to MSNARLAHYESQRYRLFTSKAEVDKALHTLEGILKGIGIDEKINITEVEELVHWYYEYMNMANLHPFSEIIPLVYQSLQDNVLEQEEVNDILWLCNNFKTDSLYYDVVTSDLQRLQGMLHGILSDNEITEEEMLGLQKWLNDNEHLASSFPYDEVYSLSVTAMADGELSEDERRFLKGYFAEFTNIDHSKTINRAEIESLKKSMCLQGICSMTPDLSIKDKHYCFTGISSKITRNGFANIITALGGIYKNSISAGTDYLVIGNDGNPCWAFSCYGRKVECAVNLRKNGHKILLVHENDFWDFYDDHISVNSEKA